The following nucleotide sequence is from Rhodospirillales bacterium.
TTGTTTAATACACAAGATCTAAGAGAAATATCACCTCACATAAGACCTTTTTCTACTAAGTCACTAGGACGTTTTGTATTACCGAAAGATCAGGTTTTGTTCCTAGATATTTCTGACAGTAGAGAATTAATTATGACGGGGAATCATGATTATTGGTCTCTTTATAAACAAGAGGTATGGATGCGTCATTTTGAAAACATTACAAACCACCCATCAAACCCCGGACAAAGTCCGAAAGGCCTTGAACCCGGCGACGTTTGAGGCGCTCGGCATCCAGAATAAGCTGGGCCTGGGTGATTGCTTTTTCGACATCGGTATTGATAATTACGTAATCATATTCGGTATAGTGCGACATTTCATCGGCGGCCTTGGCCATGCGGCTGCGAATTTGATCTTCGGTCTCCTTTGTATCGCGGGAACGATCACGCAGGCGTTTTTCCAGAGCCTGATTGGAAGGAGGCAGAATAAAAACCCGGACAAGATCTTCGGCGGCCAGTTCAAAGAGTTGCTGCGTCCCCTGCCAGTCAATATCGAAGATTACGTCCTGACCGCTTGCTAGCGCTTTTTCAACAGGAGCGCGCGGTGTACCATAATAATTATCAAAAACTTTGGCATGTTCGAGCATTTGCCCATTGTCGATCATATCGCGGAATTCGTCCTGAGAGACAAATATGTAGTCCTGGTTATGGACTTCCCCGGCGCGGCGCGGTCTTGTGGTTGCCGAAATAGAAGGAGTCAGGTTTTCATTGTTTTTCAATAGCGCGCGCGTGATGGTTGTTTTGCCAGCCCCTGACGGGGAAGACAGAACATACATAAGACCGCGGCGTTTAAGAGTTTCCAAGTTTATGAACCTTGTGTTTTTGAGGTGGCGTTCGTGTTTCTCCGGTCAAATTTAAGCATCCTGACGCAGGCGGCGCAATGCAAAATTGCCTGCAATTGTGCTGAGTAAAATTTGTTTTAATGTTTTGATCTGTGATACCAATAGTTCGTTCATGGGGTTTTTTAGTATGATTTTTGAGTCAGGGAAGAGTTTTGGTAAGAATTTCAGAAATTTAAATAATTGGAAAATATTTTAACGTGATTGAATTTTATTAGATATGAGTGTTAAATGATTATGGGCTTAAGATCTGCATATTGAGTTTTCCTTTTGTCAAACTGATCTTAATCTGCGTGATTTCTGGTTGTTTTGTTAGCATTTTGAACTCAGGAATAGGATAAAAGTGCCTAGGGATATAAAAAAAGTCGAAAAAAATGTTGAAGTCGCAGCTAAGATGTTGAAAGCCTTATCGAATGAGCGACGTTTGTTAATCGTGTGCATTTTACACATGGGAGAGAAGAGTGTTGGCGCGCTGGAGGAAGTGATTGGTCTTAGTCAGTCCGCGCTTTCTCAGCACCTTGCACGGTTACGCAGGGACGGTATTGTAAAAACCCGTCGGGATGCGCAGACAATTTATTACTCCTTGAATTCTGGTGAAGCGGAACAAATTCTTGCCTGTTTGCACGATATCTACTGCGATGAGGATGCCTGCTGATTCGTTTTTGTGTTTAATGTGATGATTTCGCGGCGCTTTTTGGGCTCTCTCGCATTGTCAGGTGTTGTAGCAGCGTCTCAATATCTAAATCCTGTAGATTGTTCTTTTGCAACACTTTGACGTTCTCGCCTTTTGGGGCGTGGCGGGTTGGGTTGCTGGTTACGGAAAACAAGACAAGGCATGGACAGGCGGTGGCAGCGATCAGGTGCATCGGGCCTGTGTCGTTACCGATGGTGGCGGCTGCGTTTCGTCCTAGCGTGGCAATTTGTTCTAAAGTTGTTTGATTGGTTAAATTCAATGCTTCGGGGCAGGTGTTTGCGATGGTTGTTGTCGCTGCGGCATCGGATTCGGTGCCGATGAGTACAGGTTGATAGTTCATTTTTACAAGTTGTTGTGCGAGCCGGGCATAATTTTCGGCGGGCCAGCGTTTTTGCGGGTGCTGCGGTGCGCAACCAGGTACAAGTAATACGTACGGGTCTTTGAGGGTGAAGTTGGAGAGATCGCCGTTCATCCAATCAAGACGATCGATTTTAATATCACTTATTTCTGCAAGTGCTAATGTTTGTACGTGTCCGTCGAACGCATGCCCGGCTGTACGTTTCGGCGATGTATTGCGGTGAGAGGCTCCGGGCGCGGCGCCGATCCATTCTGGCTTATTTTTGAAGAGTTTGAAGTAAAAGTTGGTGCGATCGTTGTTTTGCAGGTCATAAACACGGGTAAATTTGCCATCGTTTAAACGTTTGCGCAGGGTAGCCCAGCCTTTGAAATTTAAAAGTTTTGGCCGCGTGTCGAGCCATACTTCGTCAAAATAGCCGCATTTCCTTGCAAACCCTTCAAAGGCCCGCGTGGTCAGAATTGTGATATGTGCGTCTTTATGGTGCTCACGGATTGCCGCCATAGGGCCGAGTGCCTGGATGAAATCACCCAGCGCGCTGAGTTTGATGACCAGGATTTTTTGCTTGTTGGTGTGATCCGGCATTTAAAGTCCTGTCTGGGCATAGCTTTTTTGTTGGCTATGAAAGGGATATTCGCCGCTGGACGGGGCGATTTCACCGCGCAAGAGTTCAGCGTATACATCAAGAGTTTTGTCGGCCATTTGCTCTTTTGTAAAATTGGCGGCGATGTGAGTCATGGCTCGCGTGGCAAGCATAGAGCGCTGTGTCGGGGTGAGGGCCAATGCATCTTCGATGGCGGCTGCCAGCGCTTGCGGATTAGAGGGTTCGACCAGCCAACCGGTTTGACCGCGTAAAATTGTTTCTTGGGCGCCGCCGTGGTCAGAGGCAACGACAGGGCGGCCCATGGCCTGGGCTTCGACGGGAACGCGGCCAAAACCTTCTGGATCTGTGGATGGGCAGACAACAACCGTTGAGAGCATATAGGCGGCGGGCATGTCGTTGCAGTGATCGACGATTCGCACGCGGCCTTCCAGTCCCTTGGCGGCGATTTGTTCATCAAGTTCCTTGCGATACTCTTTACGTCCCTGATCCGAGCCGATAATAACGCAGAACAGATCCTCTCTTTGAATGCGTTCTAGTGCATTTATGAGAACAGAATGACCTTTCCAGCGTGTGATACGTCCCGGGAGCATTACGATATTAGCGCCGTCAGGAACGCGCCAGCTTTGCGCGAGGGCGATCATGCGCTGGGGCGTTACAGCGGTGGGATGAAAGCGTTCCATCGGAATGCCACGCGGGATCAGGCGAATTGTACGATTATCCAAATTATAATTTTTGCGCAGATAATCGGCGACATAGTTTGAAATCGCGATGACGCGCTCTCCTTGCGCGATTGAGCTGTTATAGAATTTTTTGGCTTCACCGCTGATATTATAGGGCGCGTGGCATGTGGTTATGTAATGAGCCGATGTTTTTTTGCAGGCATAATAAGCGCTCCACGCCGGGGCGCGGCTGCGAACATGAACGATGTTGACATTATACCGCTCGATAATTTTGCGCAGGGCGGTGATGTTGTGCCACATGACGAGCGGGCTTTTGGAATGAACAGGCAGGTTGATGTGCACCGCACCGATGCGTTCAAGTTCGTGGACCCGGCTGCCGCCATTTGATACTATAATGGCCTGTGCGCCGCTTGCAACCAATTCAGCAGCAATATCAATACACCCTTGCTCCGCGCCACCGGGGCCGAGTTCAGGGATAATCTGCATAATGACAGGTTGGATTTGGAATGCGTTCATAAACAGCCTTTGCGGAATATTAACTCAGGGGGTGCAGCTACACACAAAACTTGCGTACTGGCCACATTTGCCTAGATCGTTTATCTATATAGGCAGGACATCATTTTCGCAAGATGATCATCAATAAGGATAAGAGAATTTATGACAAATTTATCGCTGCAAAGTGCTTCTGAGCCTCTCTCTACGTTGAAACGCGAAGGTAAGTCTGACTTGGCTTATGTGTATATTCCGCCGGGCCCAGCCGGGGAGGCGTTGCCGCTGGTCATGTTTTGCGGAGGATATCGTTCAGATATGAATGGAACCAAGGCCTTATATCTGGAAGAACGCTGTAAAGCACGGGGGCAGGGCTATGTGCGTTTTGATTATAGCGGCCATGGCGCTTCGGGTGGTGAATTTAATGAGGGTACGATTGGCGCCTGGTTAGGCGATGCAGAGGATGTTCTGGATCATGTTGCCAAGGGGCCGGTTCTTGCCGTTGGTTCGTCTATGGGGGGGTGGATTGCGCTTTTGCTGGCGCAGGCGCGCGCCGGGAAGGTTCAGGGTGTGGTCGGTATAGCGGCAGCTCCAGATTTTTCAGAGGAGTTGTTTGCGCGTCTTGCGCCTGAGCAGCAAGATGAGATGAGGCGCGCCGGGTTTGTTGAAGTTCCCAATGATTATAGTGATGAGCCATATTATTATAGTCGAAGTTTTTATGAAGAAGCCAAGGCTCATCTGCTTTTGACCGGGCCGCAAGTTGCCGATTATCCCATTCGTTTGATCCAAGGCATGAAGGATAAAGATGTTTTGTGGGAAACGGCGGCGAAGATTCAGAAGAATTATAGTAGCGGCGATGTCGATATTGTCTTCGTTGATGACGGGGATCATCGACTTTCACGGCCTGAGGATCTGGAGTTGATTGATCGCGAAATACGAGCTTTGAATGAGGCGTTGTCCTAAAAGGGCTAGAACTTACTTTATACGCGCAAGAAAACCATGGGGCTTGCCCCATGGATGTAGCGCCTCCGGACCAACGAGTCCGGACAAGCGCAGCTTGAATTAGAGTGATACCACGGGCCTTGGCCCGTGGAGGTTCACTTACGTTTGTATTGCATTTTCTTGCTTTGCGAACCAGCACGGAAAGAAACGTCCTTCGAAGATTTTTCCATGTAGATGGCTTCTTCGTTTACAAATGGTCCCTTTCCGAAGAGTTTTAAGATCAGGAAGAAGGCGGTAAAGATGCCGGCAAAGGCAAGTCCGGCATAAAAGGCTTTGATGGTCAAAAGAGAGTCTATTGTCGCCCATGTTTCAGGGGCTGTGCTTTCAACTACGCTTTTGTAAGACGCTTCATCATATGTTGTCCAGATAAAGCCCAGTGCGCTGAATTTGAATTCTT
It contains:
- the gmk gene encoding guanylate kinase, which gives rise to MYVLSSPSGAGKTTITRALLKNNENLTPSISATTRPRRAGEVHNQDYIFVSQDEFRDMIDNGQMLEHAKVFDNYYGTPRAPVEKALASGQDVIFDIDWQGTQQLFELAAEDLVRVFILPPSNQALEKRLRDRSRDTKETEDQIRSRMAKAADEMSHYTEYDYVIINTDVEKAITQAQLILDAERLKRRRVQGLSDFVRGLMGGL
- a CDS encoding winged helix-turn-helix transcriptional regulator, which encodes MLKALSNERRLLIVCILHMGEKSVGALEEVIGLSQSALSQHLARLRRDGIVKTRRDAQTIYYSLNSGEAEQILACLHDIYCDEDAC
- a CDS encoding glycosyltransferase family 9 protein, translated to MPDHTNKQKILVIKLSALGDFIQALGPMAAIREHHKDAHITILTTRAFEGFARKCGYFDEVWLDTRPKLLNFKGWATLRKRLNDGKFTRVYDLQNNDRTNFYFKLFKNKPEWIGAAPGASHRNTSPKRTAGHAFDGHVQTLALAEISDIKIDRLDWMNGDLSNFTLKDPYVLLVPGCAPQHPQKRWPAENYARLAQQLVKMNYQPVLIGTESDAAATTTIANTCPEALNLTNQTTLEQIATLGRNAAATIGNDTGPMHLIAATACPCLVLFSVTSNPTRHAPKGENVKVLQKNNLQDLDIETLLQHLTMRESPKSAAKSSH
- a CDS encoding glycosyltransferase family 4 protein: MNAFQIQPVIMQIIPELGPGGAEQGCIDIAAELVASGAQAIIVSNGGSRVHELERIGAVHINLPVHSKSPLVMWHNITALRKIIERYNVNIVHVRSRAPAWSAYYACKKTSAHYITTCHAPYNISGEAKKFYNSSIAQGERVIAISNYVADYLRKNYNLDNRTIRLIPRGIPMERFHPTAVTPQRMIALAQSWRVPDGANIVMLPGRITRWKGHSVLINALERIQREDLFCVIIGSDQGRKEYRKELDEQIAAKGLEGRVRIVDHCNDMPAAYMLSTVVVCPSTDPEGFGRVPVEAQAMGRPVVASDHGGAQETILRGQTGWLVEPSNPQALAAAIEDALALTPTQRSMLATRAMTHIAANFTKEQMADKTLDVYAELLRGEIAPSSGEYPFHSQQKSYAQTGL
- a CDS encoding alpha/beta hydrolase is translated as MTNLSLQSASEPLSTLKREGKSDLAYVYIPPGPAGEALPLVMFCGGYRSDMNGTKALYLEERCKARGQGYVRFDYSGHGASGGEFNEGTIGAWLGDAEDVLDHVAKGPVLAVGSSMGGWIALLLAQARAGKVQGVVGIAAAPDFSEELFARLAPEQQDEMRRAGFVEVPNDYSDEPYYYSRSFYEEAKAHLLLTGPQVADYPIRLIQGMKDKDVLWETAAKIQKNYSSGDVDIVFVDDGDHRLSRPEDLELIDREIRALNEALS